One part of the Mya arenaria isolate MELC-2E11 chromosome 3, ASM2691426v1 genome encodes these proteins:
- the LOC128226631 gene encoding fatty acid hydroxylase domain-containing protein 2-like isoform X2 — protein MTAEAKMADLRDTPEALGLPAEVSQSQSKGPKIGRIMDSVKKALYIMGSCLLLFAAARNSFHWQIHRLWGATGSFWQSCWDYMYTHWGQENDFWFCCIGTFVVTQGVFWLGNSFFMLLDVYGVPACLLKYKIQEDVKVEMPKLWKAVRQVVFNMLVVGVPFIFVASYLFQLRGGSSTIGGELPTFTWVMLEILIFSFVEEFCFYYSHRLLHHPRLYKHIHKLHHEWTAPIGIVAVYAHPVEHVISNILPPTLGPLIMGSHLATAWLWFILAFLSTTISHCGYHLPLLPSPEAHDYHHLKFNQNFGVLGVLDRLHGTDIQFHASKQYQRHVMLLNTVPLNSQYPAEPKKKPE, from the exons ATGACTGCTGAAG CAAAAATGGCTGACTTAAGAGACACACCAGAAGCTTTGGGGTTGCCAGCAGAGGTGAGCCAGAGCCAGAGCAAGGGCCCTAAGATTGGGCGAATAATGGACTCTGTGAAGAAAGCCCTGTATATCATGGGTTCATGCCTTCTTCTATTTGCTGCTGCTCGAAATTCATTTCATTG GCAAATCCATCGTCTGTGGGGTGCCACGGGAAGTTTCTGGCAGAGCTGCTGGGACTACATGTACACACACTGGGGACAGGAGAATGACTTTTGGTTCTGCTGTATTG gaaCATTTGTAGTGACACAAGGAGTGTTTTGGCTTGGCAACAGTTTCTTTATGCTGTTGGATGTCTATGGCGTGCCAGCATGTCTACTCAAGTACAAAATACAGGAGGATGTTAaa gTGGAAATGCCGAAACTGTGGAAGGCAGTCAGACAGGTAGTGTTCAACATGCTCGTTGTGGGAGTGCCGTTTATTTTTGTGGCATCCTACCTCTTCCAGTTACGAGGAGGGTCGTCAACAATAGGCGGGGAGCTACCAACGTTCACCTGGGTCATGCTGGAGATTCTTATATTCTCCTTTGTGGAAGAGTTCTGCTTCTATTACTCACATAG GCTGCTTCACCACCCTCGACTGTACAAGCACATCCACAAGCTCCACCATGAGTGGACGGCCCCCATAGGTATTGTTGCCGTGTATGCCCACCCAGTAGAGCATGTGATCAGCAACATCCTCCCGCCAACCCTCGGACCCCTCATCATGGGCTCACATCTTG CAACTGCATGGCTGTGGTTCATCCTGGCGTTCCTGTCGACGACGATCTCCCACTGTGGCTACCACCTTCCTCTCCTGCCTTCACCCGAGGCTCACGATTACCACCACCTCAA ATTCAACCAAAATTTTGGAGTGCTTGGGGTGCTGGACCGTCTTCATGGGACAGACATCCAGTTCCATGCCAGTAAACAGTACCAGCGCCATGTCATGTTGCTAAACACGGTTCCCCTGAATTCCCAGTACCCAGCAGAACCCAAGAAAAAACCCGAGTAA
- the LOC128226631 gene encoding fatty acid hydroxylase domain-containing protein 2-like isoform X1 has product MTAEVGHSLSLLEKLEPEELKHTSKMADLRDTPEALGLPAEVSQSQSKGPKIGRIMDSVKKALYIMGSCLLLFAAARNSFHWQIHRLWGATGSFWQSCWDYMYTHWGQENDFWFCCIGTFVVTQGVFWLGNSFFMLLDVYGVPACLLKYKIQEDVKVEMPKLWKAVRQVVFNMLVVGVPFIFVASYLFQLRGGSSTIGGELPTFTWVMLEILIFSFVEEFCFYYSHRLLHHPRLYKHIHKLHHEWTAPIGIVAVYAHPVEHVISNILPPTLGPLIMGSHLATAWLWFILAFLSTTISHCGYHLPLLPSPEAHDYHHLKFNQNFGVLGVLDRLHGTDIQFHASKQYQRHVMLLNTVPLNSQYPAEPKKKPE; this is encoded by the exons ATGACTGCTGAAG TCGGTCATAGCTTAAGCTTGTTAGAGAAATTGGAGCCAGAGGAgcttaaacatacat CAAAAATGGCTGACTTAAGAGACACACCAGAAGCTTTGGGGTTGCCAGCAGAGGTGAGCCAGAGCCAGAGCAAGGGCCCTAAGATTGGGCGAATAATGGACTCTGTGAAGAAAGCCCTGTATATCATGGGTTCATGCCTTCTTCTATTTGCTGCTGCTCGAAATTCATTTCATTG GCAAATCCATCGTCTGTGGGGTGCCACGGGAAGTTTCTGGCAGAGCTGCTGGGACTACATGTACACACACTGGGGACAGGAGAATGACTTTTGGTTCTGCTGTATTG gaaCATTTGTAGTGACACAAGGAGTGTTTTGGCTTGGCAACAGTTTCTTTATGCTGTTGGATGTCTATGGCGTGCCAGCATGTCTACTCAAGTACAAAATACAGGAGGATGTTAaa gTGGAAATGCCGAAACTGTGGAAGGCAGTCAGACAGGTAGTGTTCAACATGCTCGTTGTGGGAGTGCCGTTTATTTTTGTGGCATCCTACCTCTTCCAGTTACGAGGAGGGTCGTCAACAATAGGCGGGGAGCTACCAACGTTCACCTGGGTCATGCTGGAGATTCTTATATTCTCCTTTGTGGAAGAGTTCTGCTTCTATTACTCACATAG GCTGCTTCACCACCCTCGACTGTACAAGCACATCCACAAGCTCCACCATGAGTGGACGGCCCCCATAGGTATTGTTGCCGTGTATGCCCACCCAGTAGAGCATGTGATCAGCAACATCCTCCCGCCAACCCTCGGACCCCTCATCATGGGCTCACATCTTG CAACTGCATGGCTGTGGTTCATCCTGGCGTTCCTGTCGACGACGATCTCCCACTGTGGCTACCACCTTCCTCTCCTGCCTTCACCCGAGGCTCACGATTACCACCACCTCAA ATTCAACCAAAATTTTGGAGTGCTTGGGGTGCTGGACCGTCTTCATGGGACAGACATCCAGTTCCATGCCAGTAAACAGTACCAGCGCCATGTCATGTTGCTAAACACGGTTCCCCTGAATTCCCAGTACCCAGCAGAACCCAAGAAAAAACCCGAGTAA